A region of the Arachis hypogaea cultivar Tifrunner chromosome 15, arahy.Tifrunner.gnm2.J5K5, whole genome shotgun sequence genome:
gattctgattaaggaatccaagagataaacactcaatcgaaggtagaacggaggtggttgtcaggcacacgttcataggtgagaatgatgatgagtgtcacggatcatctcattcatcaagttgaagaacaagtgatatcttagaacaagaataagctgaattgaatagaagaacaatagtaattgcattaatactcgaggtacagcagagctccacaccttaatctatggtgtgtaaaaactctaccgttgaaaatacataagaacaaggtctaggcatggccgtgaggccagcccccaaaacgtgatctaagatagcataagactactcaaagattcaaagtatgaaaacacaatagcaaaaggtcctatttatagaaaactagtagcctagggttacagaaatcagtaattaatgcagaaatcttcttccgggcccacttggtgtgtgcttgggctgagcattgaagcatttttatgtagagacttttcttggagttaaacgccagcttttgtgccagtttgggcatttaacttcagcttttatgccagttttggagttaaacgccagaattcttgagctgtctttgaacgcctgtttgggccatcaaatctcaggaaaagtatggactattatatattgctggaaagcccaagatgtctactttccaacgcaattgagagcgcgccaattgggcttctgtagctccggagaatccactttgagtgcagggaggtcagaatccaacagcatctgcagtcctttttcagcctctgaatcagatttttgctcaggtccctcaatttcagccagaaaatacctgaaatcatagaaaaacatacaaactcatagtaaagtccagaagagtgatttttatttaaaaactaataaaaacataataaaaacttactaaaacatgctaaaaatatactaaaaataatgcgaaaaagcgtataaattatccgctcatcaaatattACAACAGAACTATTTTGGGAAAAATTGGCAACATAATTGGAAAAATGTTGAAAATTGACTCTAATACAGCAGAAGTCTCAAGAGAAAAGTTTGCGAGAATCTGTGTGGAAGTTGATTTAGACAAGCCCTTAGTGTCACAATACCAAATCAATGGAATTAATCATACTATTGAGTATGAGGGGCTGCACCAAGTCTGCTTCAAGTGTGGAAGAGTGGGACATGAAAAGGAGGActgtttgaagaaaaaaaaactcaGGTAGCCATGAATCAGGGTAATGCAGTAGCTATTGAACCAATGCAAGAGGTAGAAGAAAGGGGCAATGTGGTCCAACAAAAAATAACAAGGACAAAGAGGTAATTTCTGAAACAACAGTAGGCTTTGGGCCATGGATGTTGGTTCAACATCCTACACGTGGCAGAAGAAATACGAAAGCAGGGGAGGGTACAAGTAGTGGGGGAATGGTGGAGGAAAAAGACAGGTTAGTGGAGGGAATACCAGATTTGATGTACTGCAAAATGAAGAGGTAGAGAATGAGAATGTTCCAACGGAAGGAGAGAAGCTAATCCAGAAGGAATATGACCTAGGCAAAAAGGAGCGTGCTACTTAAAGAATTTCTAACCTGACCCACTATGCTGATACCCGCAATACAACCAAACCCATTTTAAGCCCAAAAACCCAGAACAACAACTCTGCAACCCAAAAAGTCCAACTTATATAGAAAAAAACACAACCAACAACAGTTAATCAAAATATACCTGCTCCTAGCCCATTTTTAATTTCATCCCCTTCCTCTAACCTGAATCTTCACTTAGATCCAAGACCATATCCACAACAATCAATACTACTAGCTTATCCCAACGAAAAACCCACTTCCAAAGGAATTGGAAGGACCAGACCCCAGATAGCCCACTCCTAACAAAGGTTATTAATGAAACACCATTGTCAACCTCTCAAATGGAGGAACCTCCTGATCCGAAGCAAACAGAAATTGAATCTTTAGATCCAGATGCTCTCTCGGAGGCTATGGGAAAAGTGGAGAGAATAGAAGAGAAGCAGGCTGAAAGGCAAAATGCTAACATGCAGATGGAAGAAACTCTCTAATAAGGAGAGGAGATGCAATGTAATTAGTTTGTCTCTGTCTTTTGTAGCAGGATTCATGTATAGATGTCACTTTTCTTTCTGCTCCTCTAGTGTTATTATGATCATTTTAGCCTGGAATATTAGAGGGATTGCGAATCAAGCTTTAATTCGCACCCTTAAAGAAATTGTCAGACAGAAAAAACCTCTTATAGTGTTGCTGTATGAAACTCGATGTAGTGGAAGCAAAGCTAAGGAGGTAGTTAGAGACCTGGGTTTTATATATTCTTATCGGGAAGAAGCTGCAGGTTTCAGTGGAGGAATTGGGTGCTTTGGAATAATGATTCCCTTATGATTAATATAAATGAGTCTTATTATCAATTTGTTCATATGGAGTTAACTGAGCTTGGTCACAGGCCATGGCGTTAACTGCAGTCTATGCTAGTCCACAAGAAACTCTAAGAAGAGACCTGTGGGAGAAGTTATTTGATTTGGCTCAAAACATGGGAAGACCTTGGATGTTGGTGGGCGATTTTAATGACATAGCTTATGAGTATGAAAAGAAAGGGGGAGCTTGGGTTGATACAAATGCTTGTCGAAGATTTCAGAATTGGGTGAATAAATATAATTTGGTGGACTTAGAATATGTGGGGTCCAAATTCACGTGGAAAGGTGCTCAGCGTGAGGGTATGGAGAGAGTCTTTAAAAGACTAGATAGAGCACTTGCGAATATAGATTGGAGGAGGGATTTTGGGGATGCTAGAGTTGAAGTCTTACCCAGGGTGAATTCTGACCATCACCCTATCTTGGTCAGACTAAAGCCGGAGAGATTGGATTTGGGAGATAAGCCTTTTAGATTTGAAATTATATGGAGAACTCACCATTCTTTCAAAGATTTCCTTAATTCAGCTTGGAAGTGGGACTTTCCTCTTTCCATGGCTATAAAGGACATCATCGAAAAACTCCAAAAATGGAACAAAGACGTGTTTGGAAACCTCttcagaagaaaaagaagaattctTAACAGAATTGCAGGAATACAAAATGCTCATTCCTATGGCTGCAACCCCTTTTTAGATGATCTGGAAAAGGAACTGTCAAGAGAGTTGGCGACTATTTTAGACCAAGAGAAGCTGTTATTGTTGCAAAATTCAAGACAACAATGGATAGTAGACGGCGATATAAACACTCATTTCTACCATACCAAGACAACCATGAGACGGAGGAAAAATAGAATAGTTAAGTTAAGAAAGGGAGATGGAACTTGGAACGAAGATGCTGAAGAAGTCAAATCTGCAGCTACGGAATTCTTCCATAATCTATATAAAAAAGAGTGCCCAGACCACGCCTCTTTAGAAACAGATCTAACCTACCCCCCTACGGAAGAACATCACAGATTAGCGCTTTCACATCCCCCTACCAGCATTAAAATCTATAAGGCACTTAACAGCATAGGTTCTTTGAAGGCACCGGGGGAAGATGGATTCCCagcttatttttttaaagataactgGGATCTTATCAAAGTCTCATTCACATCTTGCATCCGTTTTTTGTGGAACCAACCCAGTGATATAAAAAGTATCAATCAAACTCTCATCTCTCTCATACCTAAGGTCCAATGTCCTGAATTTATAACCAAGCAAGTTTTGTACCTGGACGTGTCATCCATGGCAATGTCATCATTGCTAAAGAGATTAACCATCATATGAGAAGgctgaaaggaaagaaaaagttCATAGCgatcaaaattgatttcaaaaaagCTTATGACAGGCTTAGGTGGAGTTTTATTGAAGATTGTTTGGAAGAATTTGGGTTAACAAGCCACTTTAAACAATTAATAATGAAATGCATAACTTCAGTAGAATACAAGCTATTATAGAATGGCTGCCAAACTGAAGCTTTCCTCCCTACAAGAGGAATCAGGCAgggagaccctatgtcaccctacCTGTTCATAATAACTATGAAAAAATTTTCTCACATGATAGAGGAAGAAGTGACAAAAGAAAATTGGATCCCTGTCAAAGCAGGGAGGGAAGGGCCCCTTATATCTCACCTTCTATTTGCAGACGACCTTATCTTGTTTGCAGATGCTTCCAAAAACCAATTGAAGAAACTCCTGGACACATTGAATAGATTCTGCCAGGCATCTGGACTGAAAGTTAATAcaacaaaatcatcaataatCTTCTCAAGAAATATTGAACATGATCTAAAAGAAGATATCACTAGATGCAGTGGGTACAACCAGCTAGAAAACATAGGGAAATATCTTGGAGCCATGATAACAAATGACAAAGTTAAAAAGGAGAATTACAGAGGAGCTATAGAAAGAATAAAGAATAAATTGAGTCGCTGGAAAGCTAATTGCCTCACCTTTGTAGGGAGAATAACTCTTGCACAGTCGATTATTTTACCTTCCCTAAATTATGAGATGATGCATAGTCAACTGCCAAAAGGAATATGTCAAGAAGTGGAGAAATTAGAGAAACAATTTATATGGGGTAATAAACAAGGAGAGAGAAAATTTCATAGTGTGGGATAGAATATAATTTGCAAACCAAAAAGAAATGGTGGATTGGGTTTTTGAAAACTAACCTGGATGAACGAAGCACTTCTGACAAAATAGTGTTGGAGGCTTCTAACAGAAAAGCATGCGAGATGGGCTCAAGTGATCTATGGTAAATATGGCAGAGGTAATAATCTTCTGCAAAAGATTGAGTGCAAAGCAGCAGACTCTGGGCTGTGGAAGAGCATAGTGAAGATTCGGGAAAGGTTCAAGCAGAATATCTCATATGCTGTTGGAGATGGAACTTCTATAAAAAATCTGGCATGATAGCTGGGTTAAAGGAGAACAAGCATTAATCAATAAAGTTATCAATCCAATCCCACCAAACCTCCAAAATCTCACAGTAGCGGAAGCTATTAATCAAGAACAAGAATGGGATCTACCTTTTTTAAGAAGATTCTTGCCTAAAAATATTGTTCATCAAATCCACGCCATTCACCCGCCTGTGGATGAATTAGGGGAAGATAGGATCCTATGGAACCTATCACAAAGTAGAGAATTCTCTGCGGCATCCATGTATCACAAAATTGCTAACCAACCTGAGACTTGGGATCAAATTTGAATGATGATATGGAGATGGAAAGGACCCCAAAAACTAAAGTGTCTTGCTTGGATGTTAACCCATAAAAAATTAATGACAGCAGAAAGAAGGAGTAGGATTTTTGGAACATCCCCTTTTTGTCATAGATGCTATGGTACAGTTGAGGATTACACACATATTTTGAGAGACTACCCGGCAGCTTCGATGGTTTGGACCCAGATAATCCCTCTCACCTCCATAACTTCTTTAGAGCTTCCTTCGAGGTTTGGCTCAGATGGGATCTCTCTTCTGAAATCGGGCGCCATAACCAAATTCCTTGGATAACACAATTCCTAACCACTTGTTGGTGGTTATGGAAATAGAGAAATAAGGAAATTTTTTAACCCCATTTTTAGAGACCTCTAAATCAGCTTCTTGTGATTAAGTCATATGGGAAAGCTATTTTAGAAGCTTTCAGAAAGGAAGAGATAATAAAGCCTGTGGAAAGAAGAATAGAACTCAATGTCGCTTGGGTTTTCCCTCCCAATAGCACCTGGATGAAATTAAATACTAATGGGGCTTCAAATAGGAATCTAGAAAATGCAACTTGTGGAGGATTAATTAGAAACGAACTGGGAagtgaaagagcctagcagcggaaatGACACAAATGTCCAACCCAAGAACAATATGGAaacactcacaacacaatatggcagcaactataacaagcaaatatagcaagtaaagcaataataagaacaccgagattttaacgttgaaaaccccctcaatgtgagaggtaaaaaccacgagtcGTCCAGAATAATGAAATAGCtctactataatcaaatgaggtataagagagtctcaaacaaagcacaaaaaagtacatataaccagccaaaacatcaaagcactAAAGCTTACAAATcagaagcaagaagatgaaatatacccaaaaaaacagagctgatgtcgaagccaatttctccctcttcagacctccaattaaaatctccaccgCCCAGAATGAATAACAAtatgtgaagaatctacagttTAAATATCACGTCGATCCAACAGTAAAAAaatgagaaactgccgttccaagatttctgctctgtgtaaaaatggAAAACCTAATTTCTAtcttgcgaagccaatttctctcacTGCAAATCCTTAATCATCATCTTCACcaaccagaatgaagaacaagatgataaaAACACGTAGTTTAAATTTCAAGctgatccaacggtgaacaactgagaaactgccatttgaaatttactgctttgggcaaaaacgggaattctgtttttccccttctctctcacttggtggctacTCTCTTTTTCTCAAAATGACCTCCAAAATCTGAATTAGGGTTGTGACACTAGGGTGCAAGAATACACCTccaaaatgttgggcttgggcctcacaaaggagagaaaaaaacccaacaaatctcccctttctcgactaggtggaggctctcgccattccggcgatcaaacaacacgtttcaaacttttctcttgacaatgcttttgtcatcatatcagcaccattgtcatcagtgtgaactttctcaagttTCAACAACTTGAAATCTAACACATCCcgtatccagtgatacctaacatcaatatgtttagatcttggatgaaaagtagaattcttggcaagatgaatagcactttggctatcacacaacaacacataatggtcttgcttgaaaccaagtgctgcaaaaaacttcttcatccacaacaactctttacatgcttcagttgctgcaataaactctgcctctgtggtagaaagtgcaacacacttttgtagccttgactgccatgaaatagctcccctgcaaacttgaccaaataacctgaagtagaatttcgagaatcaatatctcctgccatgtctgcatcagtaaagccaactagcaaaggtttctcaccaccaaaactcaaactcaagttagttatacctttgagatatctcataatccatttaacagcattccaatgttctttacctggattagagagaaaacgactcacagtaccaaccgcatgagcaatgtctggtctagtacatatcatagcatacatcaagcttccaacagctgaggcataaggaatttcatccattgcttgtttctcctcatcagtggttggacactgcttggtactcaacttaaaatgaggagcaaaagaactagcaacacatttggcatcattcatgccaaacctttgaagcaccttctttatgtacttctcctgtgacaaataaagcttcttggaatctctataacgagtaatagtcatgcccaaaatttgtttggcaggacccaagtccttcatagcaaagaacttgctcaattgtttcttcaactcattaatcctcaaagcattcttgcccacaatcaaaatatcatccacataaagcaaaagaatgataaaatcatcatcagaaaatttttgcacaaatacacaatgatctgaagttgtcttaTGCTAACCATGCTTccccataacagattcaaacttcttgtaccactgtcttggagcttgcttcaacccataaagactcttcttaagcttgcacacaaaatcttcctttcctttaacaacaaagtcctccggttgctccatgtagatctccttgtctaaatcaccatgaagaaaagctgtcttcacatccatttgcccaatctccaaatcaagagacgctgttaatccaagcacagcacgaatggatgacatcctcacaacaggagaaaagatttcctcataatcaacaccttttctctgtctaaaacctctaacaaccaatctagccttataccgaggattaaaattgtgttcttcattcttgattctgaatatccatttgttcttcaaaactcgcatacccttcggtagcttcaccaactcataggtatcattctcaagtaaggacttcatttcttcttgcatagcttcaagccattgagctttgctttcatcttcaacagcctctccaaagcattcaggttctcccccatcagtcaacaaaacaaactcatgtggagaataccttgacgaaggcttcctctctcttgtagaccttctAAGTGCATTTGCAGGAATTTCTAAAGCTGGTtgttcattgatgagcggataatttatacgctttttggcattatttttagtatgtttttagtagaatctagttacttttagggatgttttcattagtttttatgttaaattcacatttttggattttactatgagtttgtgtgtttttctatgatttcaggtattttctggctgaaattgagggacttgagcaaaaatcagattcagaggttgaagaaggactgctgatgctgttggattctgacctctctgcactcaaaatggattttctggagctacagaactcaaaatggctcgcttccaattgcgttggaaagtagacatccagggctttccatcaatatataatagtctatactttgaataaggattgacgacgtaaaagggcgttgaacgccagttctacgctgttgtcaggagttaaatgccagaaacaagtcacaaaccagagttgaacgccagaaatacgttacaacctggcgttcaactccagaaagagcctctgcacgtgcaacattcaagctcagcgcaagcacacaccaagtgggccccggaagtggatttatgcatcaattacttactcctataaaccctagtaactagtttagtataaataggactttttactattgagacttgggaagatgaacctcccttgttcaccaatgaactaagtgatctggatcaactgacattgcctcagaagaaaatggatcctggaaagttcgtaataccttgtaccataggcaacatgatctttgaaaaggctctgtgtgaccttggttcagggataaatctcatgcccctctctgtaatagagaaactgggaatctttggggtacaagccactaaaatctcattagagatggcagacaattcaagaaaacaggcttatggacaagtagaggacgtgttagtaaaggttgaaggcctttacatccctgctgatttcatagtcctagatactgggaaggatgaggatgaattcatcatccttggaagacccttcctagccacagcaagagctgtgattgatgtggacagaggagaattgatccttcaattaaatgaggacaaccttgtgtttaaaactcaaggatctctctctgtacccatggttctggcgctgaacgcccaaaatgggcagcatctgggcgtttaaacgccagaattgcaccctagagaagagctggcgctgaacgctcagaacaagcatggttctggcgttcaacgccagaaatgggcaacatatgggcgttcaacgcccagaacaagcaccaatctggcgctgaacgcccagagttgtgtgcaagggcattttgcatgcctaatttggtgcaaggttgtaaatccttgatcacctcaggatctgtggaccccacaggatccccacctacctccactcacttcttctcaccgctctttcacaaaatcccataaacactcttccccaaaactcttcaccaatcacctcaatctctcttccctatcaccacttcaccactcacatccatccactcttccccataaacctacctcataaactccacctaccttcaaaattcaaaatcactttcccacccaaaacccacccttatggccgaaccttacccccctcccttccctatatatagccctccattcttcctcattttcacacaacacaaccctctcttccccttcttggccgaatacactccctcttctcctccatattttcttcttcttcttcatctattctttcttctcttgctcgagggcgagcaatattctaagtttggtgtggtaaaagcataagctttttgtttttccattaccattgatggcacccaagaccggagaatcctctagaaaagggaaagggaagacaaaagcttccacctccgagtcatgggagatggaaaggttcatctccaaagcccatcaagaccacttctatgatgttgtggtcaagaagaaggtgatccccgaggtccctttcaagctcaagaagaatgagtatccggagatccaacatgaaatccaaagaagatgttgggaagttctaacaaaccccatccaacaagtcggcatcttaatggttcaagagttctatgccaatgcatggatcactaggaaccatgatcaaagtaagaacccaaacccaaagaattatattacaatggatcagggaaaatacttagattttagtccggagaatgagagattggcgtttaacttgcctatgatgcaaggagatgcacgcccctacactagaagggtcaactttaatcaaaggttggaccaagtcctcatggacatatgtgtggaaggagctcaatggaagattgactccaaaggcaagccggttcaactaagaagactggacctcaagcctgtagctagaggatggttggaattcatccaacactccatcatccccactagcaaccgatctgaagttattgtggatcgggccatcatgatccatagcatcatgattggagaagaagtagaagttcatgaagtcatctcccttgaactctacaaaatagccgaaaagccctctcctggggcaaggctagcttttcctcatcttatttgccatctatgttactcagctggagcttctatagaaggagacattcccattgaggaagagaagcccatcactaagaaaagaatggagcaagcaagagagcccattcatggatctcaagagacgcatgaagctcatcaccatgagatcccggagatgcctcaaatgcatcttcctccataaaactattgggagcaaatcaacacctccctaggagaattaagttccaacatgggacaactaagggtggaacatcaagagcactccatcatccttcatgaaattagagaagatcaaaaagcaataagggaggagcaacaaagacaaggaagagacatagaagagctcaaggacatcattggttcctcaagaaggaaacgccaccatcactaaggtggactcattccttgttcttactttctctatttttcgttttctatgttaagtgct
Encoded here:
- the LOC114925356 gene encoding uncharacterized protein, yielding MALTAVYASPQETLRRDLWEKLFDLAQNMGRPWMLVGDFNDIAYEYEKKGGAWVDTNACRRFQNWVNKYNLVDLEYVGSKFTWKGAQREGMERVFKRLDRALANIDWRRDFGDARVEVLPRVNSDHHPILVRLKPERLDLGDKPFRFEIIWRTHHSFKDFLNSAWKWDFPLSMAIKDIIEKLQKWNKDVFGNLFRRKRRILNRIAGIQNAHSYGCNPFLDDLEKELSRELATILDQEKLLLLQNSRQQWIVDGDINTHFYHTKTTMRRRKNRIVKLRKGDGTWNEDAEEVKSAATEFFHNLYKKECPDHASLETDLTYPPTEEHHRLALSHPPTSIKIYKALNSIGSLKAPGEDGFPAYFFKDNWDLIKVSFTSCIRFLWNQPSDIKSINQTLISLIPKVQCPEFITKQVLYLDVSSMAMSSLLKRLTII